The Marinobacter sp. M3C sequence TTGTGGATGCGGCTAACCAGTCATGACTGACAAAGACCTTCATCACCAAATTAACGAAGTTATCGCCGAAGCCGATTTGATCGGTTACCGCGACAACGCCAGTGAGAAGCTGGACCAATACCTAAAAGCTGCCGTCAGTGAAAACACCAAGCTGGCGACGGTGAAAGCGGTGAAGCATTATAGAAAAGTCTATCGTGGACCCTTGCCCTGTACGGATAGGGACATGGCGCTGTACTTGTCACACTTTGCCGGCGAGTTAAAAATCTCGACACTGGAACAACGCAGAAGCCTGATTGGGAAGTGGCACGAACGAGAATATGGCACGAATCCGAACAATTCGGATCTTGTCTCACAGACCATGCGGGGGATCAGGGCGACTCATAACAGCGCGCGCAAGCAAGCCAAGGCCATGCCTGTGACAATTCTCAATCGCCTGGTCAGCGCTTTAAATATCCGACGCGAATCGCTGCGGGAAAAAAGCGATAAGCGGTGGGTCCGATATTCCAGAGATATCGCTATGGTGCTGACAGCATTTTGGTTTGGTCTGCGATCATCCGAGCTGGTCAGTATTAAAGTTCGCGATGTAAGCATGAATTGGGATGCCCGTCCGCCCCGGCTGGATCTTTACATTCCTAAGTCCAAGGGAGACAGGCAAGCGAGGGGCCGAAGTGTGGGGATGGAGGAATTAACCAATTTGTGCCCAATGCACGCGATCCGCGAATGGCTTGAAGATAGAAGCAATGGTGTAGATGTGAAGTCCAGGGAAGAAAATGACGATTATCTGTTCAGCAAAATCGACCGATGGGGCGCGGTCTGGTCAGAACCTTTGCACGCGAATTCAATCAACAAGTTGCTCAAGCGGTTGCTAGAAGATTCAGGTGTGGGTGTTGAAGAATACAGCAGCCACTCACTGCGCCGTGGCATTGCGAATTGGGCCATAGACAGCGGCGCCAGTTTGAACGAACTGATGGACTGGGTAGGATGGTCAGACCTTCGTTCAGCAAAACGTTATGTAGACGAAAAAGGCTCGCTACCGAATCGTTT is a genomic window containing:
- a CDS encoding site-specific integrase, with the protein product MTDKDLHHQINEVIAEADLIGYRDNASEKLDQYLKAAVSENTKLATVKAVKHYRKVYRGPLPCTDRDMALYLSHFAGELKISTLEQRRSLIGKWHEREYGTNPNNSDLVSQTMRGIRATHNSARKQAKAMPVTILNRLVSALNIRRESLREKSDKRWVRYSRDIAMVLTAFWFGLRSSELVSIKVRDVSMNWDARPPRLDLYIPKSKGDRQARGRSVGMEELTNLCPMHAIREWLEDRSNGVDVKSREENDDYLFSKIDRWGAVWSEPLHANSINKLLKRLLEDSGVGVEEYSSHSLRRGIANWAIDSGASLNELMDWVGWSDLRSAKRYVDEKGSLPNRLMDRMENDRSGHNSLDGGTSIIEPL